One Pseudomonas fluorescens genomic region harbors:
- a CDS encoding YjfI family protein: protein MKQMRAGLAAAGYVKHETWVLPENRSLLKQMEQQLRQPILAGSFMSENYMSAGNNWTIDSLFNALKALDEVASQEITLSLIQSSEPSIKLEMNEFGGLPIHIALAGQQIIVDTVLVDIESITDVNAFNDAVLRSREMFPLSSIGIESMPNGQTVYNMFGALSADSSLTNVVTEVKTLVDNVQRASEAFEHFFK from the coding sequence ATGAAGCAGATGCGCGCGGGCCTGGCGGCTGCCGGTTACGTGAAACACGAAACTTGGGTGCTTCCCGAAAACCGAAGCTTGCTCAAGCAAATGGAGCAACAGCTACGCCAACCGATTCTGGCTGGCTCTTTCATGTCGGAGAATTACATGAGCGCAGGCAACAACTGGACTATCGATAGCCTCTTCAACGCCCTCAAGGCACTGGATGAGGTAGCTTCGCAAGAGATCACGCTGTCTCTGATCCAGAGCTCCGAACCCAGCATCAAGCTGGAGATGAACGAATTCGGCGGTCTGCCGATTCACATCGCCCTGGCCGGTCAGCAGATCATCGTCGACACCGTGCTGGTGGACATCGAATCGATCACCGACGTTAACGCCTTCAACGATGCCGTTCTGCGCAGCCGCGAAATGTTCCCGCTGTCGTCGATCGGCATCGAGTCGATGCCAAACGGCCAGACCGTTTACAACATGTTCGGCGCCCTCAGCGCCGACTCGAGCCTGACCAACGTGGTCACCGAGGTCAAGACCCTGGTCGACAACGTGCAGCGCGCCAGTGAAGCCTTCGAACACTTCTTCAAGTAA
- a CDS encoding GlxA family transcriptional regulator: MAAEKAATAELGVLIYPGAQLAAVHGLTDLFAVANRIAAEYQAVHLPLLRVSHWQAEGEQLPAQVYASHPGAAAALLAVLIPPSLGGFDAAQMPASLAQWLRDQHARGATLGGVCVGSLMLAESGLLDGRSATTHWTSAQAFAERYPHIRLKADTPIVDDGDLITTAGLMAWSELGLRLVDRLLGPSIATATARFLVMEHSDSASECGSNFAPILGHGDAAILKVQHWLQSTGATDVSLTAMAERAGLEERTFLRRFRAATGLKPTEYCQHLRVGKAREMLEFTNGTIDHIAWTVGYQDPGAFRAIFKKITGLAPSDYRGRFGLTR, encoded by the coding sequence ATGGCCGCAGAAAAAGCCGCCACCGCTGAGTTGGGCGTGCTGATCTATCCCGGCGCGCAACTGGCGGCGGTGCACGGTTTGACCGATCTGTTCGCGGTGGCCAACCGGATTGCCGCCGAGTATCAGGCCGTGCATTTGCCGTTGTTGCGGGTCAGTCACTGGCAGGCCGAGGGCGAGCAATTGCCGGCGCAGGTCTACGCCAGCCATCCCGGCGCCGCCGCCGCTTTGCTGGCCGTGCTGATTCCACCATCCCTCGGCGGTTTCGATGCAGCGCAGATGCCGGCCAGTCTGGCGCAATGGTTGCGGGATCAGCATGCGCGCGGCGCGACACTTGGCGGCGTCTGCGTGGGCTCGTTGATGCTTGCCGAAAGCGGCCTGCTCGACGGTCGCAGCGCCACTACCCACTGGACTTCGGCCCAAGCGTTCGCCGAGCGTTATCCGCACATCCGGCTCAAGGCGGACACGCCGATTGTCGACGACGGCGATTTGATCACCACGGCCGGGCTGATGGCGTGGTCGGAATTGGGGTTGCGCCTGGTCGATCGCTTGCTCGGCCCGAGTATCGCCACCGCCACCGCGCGTTTTCTGGTGATGGAGCACAGTGACAGCGCCAGTGAATGCGGCAGCAATTTCGCGCCGATCCTCGGCCACGGCGACGCGGCGATTCTCAAAGTCCAGCACTGGCTGCAAAGCACCGGGGCAACGGATGTGTCGCTGACGGCGATGGCCGAGCGAGCGGGCCTGGAGGAGCGCACGTTTCTGCGTCGATTCCGTGCCGCCACCGGTTTGAAACCGACCGAATACTGCCAGCATCTGCGCGTTGGCAAGGCGCGGGAAATGCTCGAATTTACCAATGGCACCATCGATCACATCGCCTGGACCGTGGGCTACCAGGATCCCGGTGCGTTTCGCGCGATCTTCAAGAAGATTACCGGGCTGGCGCCGAGTGATTATCGCGGCCGGTTTGGGCTGACGCGCTAA
- a CDS encoding DUF2491 family protein: MGWFKDLLGTSNWQTAAPTPTAVTGPLGMAQGKGVRFDSTLALLLDGSTSVRVPFDQAIWSAGWVDLGQSNKLHRYYMNDEDFWLQIHVTGEDQIESVTLFNYLSYVTVNSDAELQRLAGPNSLIGLPDYTHEGVQFTREWGTEQGQTELVPMTEQVINPDESYTIEHRSMLYARDTGLTDRRELLLFSVEQDEEGTVSLSTSLGISLYTTDLSAI, encoded by the coding sequence ATGGGATGGTTTAAAGATTTGCTGGGCACCAGTAACTGGCAAACCGCTGCACCCACGCCAACCGCTGTCACCGGCCCGCTCGGCATGGCGCAAGGCAAAGGCGTGCGATTCGATTCGACGCTGGCACTGCTGCTCGACGGCTCGACCTCGGTGCGCGTGCCCTTCGATCAGGCGATCTGGAGCGCCGGTTGGGTTGACCTCGGCCAGTCCAACAAACTGCACCGCTATTACATGAACGACGAGGATTTCTGGCTTCAAATCCACGTCACCGGTGAAGACCAGATCGAGTCGGTCACCCTGTTCAACTACCTCAGTTACGTGACCGTCAACAGCGACGCCGAATTGCAGCGCCTGGCCGGCCCGAACAGTCTGATCGGGCTGCCGGACTATACCCATGAAGGTGTTCAATTCACCCGCGAATGGGGCACTGAACAAGGCCAGACCGAACTCGTGCCGATGACCGAGCAGGTGATCAACCCAGACGAAAGCTACACCATCGAACACCGCTCGATGCTTTACGCGCGCGATACCGGCTTGACCGATCGCCGCGAATTGCTGCTGTTCTCCGTCGAACAGGACGAAGAAGGCACCGTCAGCCTGAGCACCTCACTGGGTATCTCGCTGTACACGACTGATTTGAGCGCCATCTGA
- a CDS encoding DUF3182 family protein: MTPTSRKKLVVAHSVRGDAPQHEVQTNKALARWLAQILGWKFGGSYDPAKHQGRDLYLLPTQTIVGAANAQALGITGPDDLWGGYVEHDFICTKAISHGLRSHQARAPQGWSPLFSERVRNVVLDGLSVFALEDARPAAEHLLYSGPIRLKPVHACAGRGQEVIKSLDAFDEILARPDMAQQFSEGVVLEQDLRDVVTHSVGQSFIGDKVLSYCGDQYLTQDGHGEEVYGGSNLLVVQGGYEQLLALEQPDDVRLAIEQAQVFDQAADEAYPRFYASRRNYDIAQGLDSSGKRRSGVLEQSWRMGGASSAEVAALQSFVNDPGMPAIRVSSVETYTDQPLPADAIEVYRGPAENSDFLLKYVTVKSYDG; encoded by the coding sequence ATGACCCCGACATCTCGCAAGAAACTGGTTGTCGCGCACTCGGTGCGCGGCGACGCGCCGCAGCATGAAGTGCAGACCAACAAGGCACTCGCGCGCTGGCTGGCGCAAATCCTCGGCTGGAAATTCGGCGGCAGTTACGACCCGGCCAAACATCAGGGCCGCGACCTGTATCTGCTGCCGACTCAAACCATTGTCGGCGCCGCCAATGCACAAGCGCTGGGAATCACCGGTCCCGATGACTTGTGGGGCGGGTACGTCGAACACGACTTCATCTGCACCAAAGCGATCAGCCATGGCTTGCGCAGTCATCAGGCACGCGCACCGCAGGGCTGGTCACCGCTGTTTTCCGAACGGGTGCGCAATGTCGTACTCGACGGGCTCAGCGTTTTCGCACTGGAAGATGCCCGTCCAGCTGCCGAGCATCTGTTGTACAGCGGGCCGATTCGCTTGAAGCCGGTCCACGCCTGCGCCGGTCGCGGCCAAGAGGTGATCAAAAGCCTCGATGCGTTCGACGAAATCCTCGCCCGCCCCGACATGGCTCAACAGTTCAGCGAAGGCGTCGTGCTGGAACAGGATCTGCGCGATGTCGTTACCCACAGCGTGGGCCAGTCGTTCATCGGCGACAAAGTGCTGAGCTACTGTGGCGATCAATATTTGACCCAAGATGGTCACGGCGAAGAGGTTTACGGTGGCTCGAACCTGCTGGTGGTGCAGGGCGGGTACGAGCAACTGCTGGCGCTGGAACAGCCCGACGATGTGCGTCTGGCGATCGAGCAAGCGCAAGTCTTCGATCAGGCCGCGGATGAAGCTTATCCGCGTTTCTACGCTTCGCGCCGCAATTACGACATCGCTCAGGGCCTGGACAGCAGCGGCAAGCGCCGCAGCGGCGTCCTCGAACAATCCTGGCGCATGGGCGGCGCGAGCAGCGCCGAAGTCGCCGCGCTGCAAAGCTTCGTCAACGACCCGGGGATGCCAGCGATTCGCGTCTCTTCGGTGGAAACCTATACCGATCAGCCGCTGCCGGCGGACGCCATTGAGGTGTACCGTGGACCGGCAGAAAACAGCGACTTCCTTCTCAAATACGTAACGGTCAAATCCTATGACGGCTAG
- the clsB gene encoding cardiolipin synthase ClsB gives MNSAPLEKTTVEPVTMNPPVREPGHVDVEYQWHGNNRVELLENGEEYFPRVFEAMRAAKSEILLETFIVFEDKVGAELQQILIEAAQRGVRTTVSLDGFGCGELSTAYLSALSDAGVHLQIFDPAPKHLGIRTNWFRRLHRKIVVVDGLIAFIGGINFSGDHLADFGPEAKQDYSVEIQGPVVADIHHFALLQSGRPGRARFWWQRRRQRLAEMAFTDHDGQVRLVFRDNDQHNTDIEDVYLQVLRKAKRRVIIANAYFFPGYRLLREIRNAARRGVDVRLILQGQPDMLVAKLAARMTYDYLLRAGVQIHEYCERPLHGKVALVDDDWSTVGSSNLDPLSLSLNLEANVLIRDRAFNQHLYERLEDLSQNHCKAMDAKLLPRGRIWHMTVGFLVFHFLRHFPAMAGWLPAHKPRLKPFRGARP, from the coding sequence ATGAACAGTGCGCCACTGGAAAAAACCACGGTGGAACCCGTCACAATGAACCCGCCGGTACGCGAGCCAGGACACGTCGATGTCGAATACCAATGGCACGGTAACAACCGCGTAGAGCTGCTGGAAAACGGTGAGGAATACTTCCCGCGCGTGTTCGAAGCGATGCGGGCGGCCAAGAGTGAGATTCTGCTGGAGACTTTCATTGTCTTCGAAGACAAGGTCGGCGCCGAGCTGCAACAGATCCTGATCGAAGCCGCGCAGCGTGGTGTACGCACCACGGTCAGCCTCGACGGTTTCGGCTGCGGCGAGCTGAGCACCGCTTATCTGTCGGCGCTGAGCGACGCCGGCGTGCATCTGCAAATCTTCGATCCGGCGCCGAAACACCTGGGCATCCGCACCAACTGGTTCCGCCGCCTGCATCGCAAGATCGTGGTGGTCGACGGCTTGATTGCGTTCATTGGCGGGATCAATTTTTCCGGCGATCACCTGGCCGACTTCGGCCCCGAAGCCAAGCAGGATTACTCGGTGGAAATCCAGGGGCCGGTCGTTGCTGACATCCACCATTTCGCCCTGCTGCAAAGCGGTCGCCCCGGACGCGCGCGGTTCTGGTGGCAGCGCCGCCGCCAGCGTCTGGCGGAAATGGCCTTCACCGATCATGACGGGCAAGTAAGACTGGTGTTCCGCGACAACGATCAACACAACACCGATATCGAAGATGTCTATTTGCAGGTGCTGCGCAAGGCCAAGCGCCGGGTGATCATTGCCAATGCGTATTTCTTTCCCGGCTACCGCCTGCTCCGTGAAATCCGTAATGCGGCCCGGCGTGGGGTTGATGTGCGGCTGATCCTACAAGGTCAGCCCGACATGCTGGTGGCCAAACTGGCGGCGCGCATGACTTACGATTATCTGCTGCGCGCCGGCGTGCAGATTCATGAATACTGCGAGCGGCCGCTGCACGGTAAAGTCGCGCTGGTCGACGATGACTGGAGCACGGTGGGTTCGAGCAATCTCGACCCGCTGAGCCTGTCGCTGAACCTGGAAGCCAACGTGCTGATCCGCGACCGCGCCTTCAACCAGCATCTTTACGAACGTCTCGAAGATCTCAGCCAGAATCACTGCAAAGCCATGGACGCCAAGCTGTTGCCGCGCGGTCGGATCTGGCACATGACCGTAGGCTTCTTGGTGTTTCACTTTCTGCGGCACTTCCCGGCGATGGCCGGTTGGCTGCCAGCGCATAAACCGCGTCTGAAGCCTTTCCGAGGTGCGCGTCCATGA
- a CDS encoding glutathionylspermidine synthase family protein, whose amino-acid sequence MKKIFCAERPDWKQTAESLGFMFHTIDDEPYWDESAYYQFTLAQIENDLEDPTTELHEMCMDLVNRVIRSEELLDRLSIPASYYDMIRMSWLEGHPHLYGRMDFSYSGNGPAKLLELNYDTPTSLYEAAAFQWGWLEQSIERGTLPRHADQFNSIDTKLHQAFAELQLKRPFYFASMKDSAEDKGTTDYLRLIAEKVGIESRHIDIEDIGLTAEGRFVDLQDRWIPHLFKLHAWEFIFHEPFGAAIADCDTQFFEPAWKAILSNKGVLPLLWDMHQGHPNLLASHLDPNPTSAVAKGWVRKPYFSREGANIELQTAEGLIVKEDGPYTDAPFILQEFAPLPKFGDSYTLIGSWVIGDQAAGIGVREDNSLITKDSSRFLPHLILD is encoded by the coding sequence ATGAAAAAGATCTTCTGCGCCGAGCGCCCCGACTGGAAACAGACCGCCGAAAGCCTTGGCTTCATGTTTCACACCATCGACGACGAGCCTTACTGGGACGAAAGCGCCTATTACCAGTTCACGCTGGCGCAGATTGAAAACGATCTCGAGGACCCGACCACCGAACTGCACGAGATGTGCATGGATCTGGTCAACCGCGTAATACGTAGCGAAGAATTGCTCGACCGCTTGAGCATTCCAGCTTCGTACTACGACATGATCCGAATGTCCTGGCTGGAAGGTCATCCGCATCTGTACGGGCGCATGGACTTTTCCTACAGCGGCAACGGCCCGGCAAAGTTGCTCGAGCTTAACTACGACACGCCGACCAGCCTCTACGAAGCGGCGGCGTTCCAGTGGGGCTGGCTCGAACAGAGCATCGAACGCGGCACCCTGCCGCGTCATGCCGACCAGTTCAACAGCATCGACACCAAGCTGCATCAGGCCTTCGCCGAGTTGCAGCTGAAGCGGCCGTTTTATTTCGCCTCGATGAAAGACTCGGCAGAAGACAAAGGCACCACCGATTACCTGCGGCTGATCGCTGAAAAGGTCGGTATCGAATCGCGGCACATCGACATCGAAGACATTGGCCTGACGGCTGAGGGACGCTTTGTCGATCTGCAGGATCGCTGGATCCCCCATCTATTCAAGCTGCATGCCTGGGAGTTCATCTTCCATGAACCGTTCGGCGCGGCGATTGCCGATTGCGACACGCAGTTTTTTGAACCGGCGTGGAAAGCGATCCTGTCGAACAAAGGCGTACTGCCGTTGCTCTGGGACATGCACCAGGGCCATCCGAACCTGCTGGCGAGCCATCTCGATCCCAATCCGACCAGCGCTGTTGCCAAAGGCTGGGTGCGCAAGCCGTACTTTTCCCGGGAAGGCGCCAACATCGAACTGCAGACGGCGGAGGGTCTGATCGTCAAAGAGGACGGGCCTTACACCGATGCGCCGTTCATCCTCCAGGAATTTGCGCCGCTGCCTAAGTTTGGCGACAGCTACACCCTGATTGGCTCGTGGGTGATTGGTGATCAGGCAGCGGGGATCGGGGTGCGCGAGGATAATAGTCTGATCACCAAGGATTCGAGCCGGTTTTTGCCGCACCTGATCCTCGACTGA
- a CDS encoding PspA/IM30 family protein, translated as MTQSIWSKLFTALRGGANEVGEAIVDQQALRILDQEIRDADTALANARRELVTIMAKHKLAADRVSEYDAKIKDLEAKAVSALNAGREDLALEVAEAISTLTNDLDAEKKLSDEFGAYAANMRKDISKAESRIKSLRQQVDMAKARESVQKAQVSASIASGGANGKLETAVGTLNRLQAKQQQRAAELSAADELADASTGNDLDRKLRDAGITPNEGSANAILERLKQKSAQ; from the coding sequence ATGACTCAGTCCATCTGGAGCAAGTTGTTCACCGCACTGCGCGGCGGCGCCAATGAAGTCGGCGAAGCGATCGTCGACCAACAGGCCCTGCGCATCCTCGATCAGGAAATCCGCGACGCCGACACCGCGCTGGCGAACGCCCGTCGCGAACTGGTCACCATCATGGCCAAACACAAACTGGCTGCCGATCGCGTGAGCGAATACGACGCCAAGATCAAGGATCTGGAAGCCAAGGCAGTTTCGGCCCTGAATGCGGGCCGTGAAGACCTGGCGCTGGAAGTCGCGGAAGCGATCTCGACCCTGACCAACGACCTCGATGCCGAGAAGAAGCTGAGCGACGAATTCGGTGCCTACGCTGCCAACATGCGCAAAGACATCAGCAAAGCCGAGTCGCGAATCAAAAGCCTGCGCCAGCAAGTGGACATGGCCAAAGCCCGGGAAAGCGTGCAGAAGGCACAGGTCAGCGCCTCGATTGCCAGCGGCGGCGCCAATGGCAAACTGGAAACCGCTGTCGGTACGCTCAACCGCCTGCAGGCCAAGCAACAACAACGCGCGGCCGAGCTGAGCGCGGCGGACGAACTGGCGGATGCATCGACCGGCAATGACCTGGATCGCAAACTGCGTGACGCCGGCATCACGCCGAACGAAGGCAGCGCCAATGCGATTCTCGAGCGCCTGAAGCAAAAGTCCGCGCAGTAA
- a CDS encoding single-stranded DNA-binding protein, translating into MARGVNKVILVGTCGQDPEVRYLPNGNAVTNLSLATSEQWTDKQTGQKVEKTEWHRVSMFGKVAEIAGEYLRKGSQVYIEGKLQTREWEKDGIKRYTTEIVVDMQGTMQLLGGRPQQGDQQGGGNNYQQSAPAPRQQAPRPQQSAPQQRSAPAPQQAAPQPAPDFDSFDDDIPF; encoded by the coding sequence ATGGCCCGTGGGGTTAACAAAGTCATATTGGTCGGCACTTGCGGCCAGGATCCCGAAGTTCGCTACCTGCCTAACGGTAACGCCGTGACCAACCTGAGTCTGGCAACCAGCGAACAGTGGACCGACAAGCAAACCGGTCAGAAGGTCGAGAAGACCGAGTGGCACCGTGTGTCGATGTTCGGCAAGGTCGCGGAGATTGCCGGCGAATATCTGCGTAAAGGTTCGCAGGTCTACATCGAAGGCAAGCTGCAGACCCGCGAGTGGGAAAAAGACGGTATCAAGCGTTACACCACCGAAATCGTGGTCGACATGCAAGGCACCATGCAATTGCTCGGCGGCCGTCCACAACAGGGCGACCAACAAGGCGGTGGCAACAACTATCAGCAGTCCGCTCCAGCGCCGCGCCAGCAGGCACCGCGTCCGCAGCAGTCGGCTCCGCAACAGCGTTCGGCCCCGGCTCCGCAGCAGGCCGCACCGCAACCGGCCCCGGACTTCGACAGCTTTGATGACGATATCCCATTCTGA
- a CDS encoding lysylphosphatidylglycerol synthase domain-containing protein: MSHSEAHSNSHSAQAAPSKWSRWKRPLTILFFLALIVLLTMFATRIEWAEVLETLADFKVRTLIIAASVTLLSFLVYASFDLMGRTYIRQDLTWKQILPVGIISYAFNLNLSAWVGGIAMRYRLYSRLGVSKGNIAKILGLSLATNWFGYMTIAGVVFSSGLVRMPPGWKLSSDALQLVGVLLLLISAGYLAACQFSKRREWAIRGVEINLPSLRMAVLQLLLGALNWSLMAAVIFTLLPSKLDYPLVLGVLLISAIAGVITHIPAGLGVLEAVFVALLQHEASRGSLVAGLLAYRAIYFLLPLLITLVMYLVVEAKAKALRIEKKPS; encoded by the coding sequence ATGAGCCATTCCGAAGCCCATTCCAACAGTCATTCGGCACAGGCAGCGCCGTCCAAATGGAGCCGCTGGAAGCGGCCGCTGACCATTCTGTTTTTCCTCGCGCTGATCGTATTGCTGACGATGTTCGCCACGCGTATCGAATGGGCCGAGGTGCTGGAGACGCTTGCCGATTTCAAGGTGCGAACGCTGATCATCGCCGCGAGCGTAACGCTGTTGAGTTTTCTGGTGTATGCCAGTTTTGATTTGATGGGCCGCACTTATATTCGTCAGGATCTGACTTGGAAGCAGATTCTGCCGGTCGGCATTATCAGCTACGCGTTCAACCTCAATCTCAGCGCTTGGGTCGGCGGGATTGCCATGCGCTATCGGCTGTATTCGCGCCTGGGCGTGAGCAAAGGCAACATCGCCAAGATTCTCGGCCTGAGCCTGGCGACCAACTGGTTCGGCTACATGACCATCGCCGGCGTGGTGTTCAGCAGCGGTCTGGTGCGCATGCCACCGGGGTGGAAACTCAGCAGTGATGCGCTGCAACTGGTTGGCGTGTTGTTGCTGTTGATCAGCGCGGGTTATCTGGCGGCGTGCCAGTTTTCCAAGCGTCGCGAGTGGGCGATTCGCGGCGTGGAAATCAACCTGCCATCGCTGCGCATGGCGGTATTGCAGTTGCTGCTGGGGGCGTTGAACTGGTCATTGATGGCGGCCGTCATCTTCACCCTGCTGCCGAGCAAACTGGATTATCCGTTGGTTCTCGGCGTGTTGTTGATCAGCGCGATTGCCGGGGTCATCACGCATATTCCGGCGGGGCTGGGAGTACTCGAAGCGGTATTTGTGGCGCTGCTGCAGCACGAAGCATCGCGCGGCAGTCTGGTCGCCGGCCTGCTGGCCTATCGGGCAATTTATTTTCTGTTGCCGCTGCTGATCACGCTGGTGATGTATCTGGTGGTGGAGGCCAAGGCCAAGGCGCTGCGGATCGAGAAAAAACCTTCCTGA
- a CDS encoding DUF350 domain-containing protein has translation MLEVLAVSLNKTALVGFVVYLIGAVLLFMLFQFVYTRLTPHKEFELIRSGNIAAAIALSGAIVGFAIPASNVIAFSVNVIDFVLWAVIAAVVQLLAFLATGLVLKGTSERIAKGEIASGIYVAAVAISVGMLNAACMTPSN, from the coding sequence ATGCTGGAAGTGCTGGCCGTTTCCCTGAACAAGACCGCTCTGGTCGGTTTCGTCGTCTACCTGATCGGCGCCGTGCTGCTGTTCATGCTGTTTCAGTTCGTCTACACCCGCCTCACGCCGCACAAGGAATTCGAGCTGATCCGCTCCGGCAATATTGCCGCCGCCATTGCCCTCTCCGGCGCGATCGTCGGCTTCGCAATTCCGGCGAGCAACGTAATCGCCTTTTCGGTAAACGTGATCGACTTCGTGCTCTGGGCGGTGATTGCGGCGGTCGTGCAATTGCTGGCCTTTCTCGCTACAGGCCTGGTTCTCAAAGGCACTTCCGAGCGTATCGCCAAGGGTGAAATCGCCTCCGGCATTTACGTCGCGGCGGTGGCAATCAGCGTCGGCATGCTCAACGCCGCGTGCATGACCCCGTCCAACTGA
- a CDS encoding alpha/beta hydrolase family protein yields MTARSESIQIDIDDEQMSGTFLSPKSKVPGVLFVHGWGGSQERDLERAKGIAGLGCVCLTFDLRGHTGGTGIPLTRVTREDNLRDLLAAYDRLLAHPALDTSAIAVVGTSYGGYLASILTSLRPVRWLALRVPALYRDEQWHTPKRDLDKADLRDYRGALVRADSNRALHACSQFTGDVLLVESETDDFVPHATIMSYRAACQQTHSLTHRIIDGADHALSDPVSQQAYTSILVDWITEMVVGERLSIIQSR; encoded by the coding sequence ATGACGGCTAGAAGCGAAAGCATTCAAATCGACATTGATGATGAACAGATGAGCGGGACGTTCCTCAGTCCCAAATCGAAAGTGCCGGGGGTGTTGTTTGTCCACGGCTGGGGCGGCAGTCAGGAACGTGATCTGGAACGGGCCAAAGGCATCGCCGGGCTCGGTTGTGTGTGCCTGACCTTCGACTTGCGCGGGCATACCGGCGGCACCGGAATTCCGCTGACCCGCGTCACCCGCGAAGACAATCTGCGTGATTTGCTCGCCGCCTATGACCGCTTGCTCGCGCACCCGGCGCTCGACACCTCGGCGATTGCCGTGGTTGGCACCAGTTACGGCGGCTACCTCGCGTCGATCCTCACCTCATTGCGCCCGGTGCGCTGGCTGGCACTGCGCGTGCCGGCGTTGTACCGCGACGAGCAATGGCACACGCCCAAGCGTGATCTGGACAAGGCCGATCTGCGTGATTATCGCGGCGCTCTAGTCCGCGCTGACAGCAATCGCGCGTTGCATGCCTGCTCGCAATTCACCGGGGATGTGTTGCTGGTGGAATCGGAAACCGACGACTTTGTGCCCCACGCGACGATCATGAGCTATCGCGCCGCGTGTCAGCAGACTCACTCGCTGACGCACCGCATTATCGATGGCGCGGATCACGCATTGAGTGATCCGGTGTCGCAGCAGGCCTACACCTCAATACTGGTGGACTGGATTACCGAGATGGTGGTGGGTGAGAGGTTGAGCATCATCCAGTCCAGATGA
- a CDS encoding DUF1190 domain-containing protein: MKRSKYVQLSLAASVALAISGEAAALDQQRGFQSVEQCVDAEVAADVCSNAYVAALTEHRRMAPTYDDKAQCDADFTADWCQKNASGQFVPKLSGFKIQPNAEAPQDLDALADAQMPAGDVNAAQAAPASTHSSGSSTSGLLTGWLIGNAMSNNSNRTVYRDRDTRQTYNTSTQYRKVESAPVTRSQPDYQSTKSKPVNVASSTSRGGFGSQSSARSGWGGWGSSSGRSSS; encoded by the coding sequence ATGAAACGCAGTAAATACGTTCAGTTGTCCCTCGCTGCCTCCGTTGCCTTGGCCATCTCCGGCGAAGCCGCGGCGCTGGATCAGCAGCGTGGCTTTCAAAGTGTGGAGCAGTGCGTCGACGCCGAAGTGGCTGCCGATGTCTGCTCGAACGCCTACGTCGCCGCCCTCACCGAACACCGGCGCATGGCCCCGACGTACGATGACAAGGCACAGTGCGACGCCGACTTTACCGCCGATTGGTGCCAGAAAAACGCCTCAGGCCAATTCGTGCCGAAACTGAGCGGGTTCAAAATCCAGCCGAACGCCGAAGCGCCGCAAGATCTCGACGCCCTCGCCGATGCGCAAATGCCCGCCGGTGACGTCAACGCCGCGCAGGCTGCACCAGCGTCGACACACTCTTCGGGCAGTTCCACCAGCGGGTTGCTTACAGGCTGGCTGATTGGCAACGCGATGAGCAACAACTCGAATCGCACGGTGTATCGCGATCGCGACACCCGCCAGACCTACAACACCTCGACGCAGTACCGCAAAGTCGAATCGGCCCCGGTTACGCGCAGCCAGCCTGACTATCAGAGCACCAAGAGCAAACCGGTCAATGTCGCTTCCTCGACTTCCCGTGGCGGGTTCGGCAGCCAGTCGAGCGCGCGCAGCGGCTGGGGTGGCTGGGGCAGCAGCTCCGGGCGCTCGAGTAGCTGA
- a CDS encoding cysteine hydrolase family protein, with translation MAKQALIVVDIQNDYFPQGKWPLAGADATADNAARLIAAFREAGDSVVHIRHEFTSEDAPFFTPGSEGAKLHPKVLNRNDEPVVLKHFVNSFRETELQSILDEQGIKELVVVGSMSHMCVDGITRAAADMGYGVTVIHDACASRDLEFNGLTVPAAHVHAAFMSALGFAYASVVSTDEFLRSNA, from the coding sequence ATGGCCAAGCAAGCGCTCATCGTAGTCGATATCCAGAACGACTACTTCCCCCAAGGCAAGTGGCCGCTGGCCGGCGCCGACGCCACTGCCGACAATGCCGCTCGATTGATCGCCGCGTTCCGTGAGGCAGGTGACTCGGTGGTGCACATTCGCCACGAATTCACTTCCGAGGATGCGCCGTTTTTCACCCCCGGCTCCGAAGGCGCCAAATTGCACCCGAAGGTTCTGAATCGCAACGACGAACCCGTGGTGCTCAAGCACTTCGTCAACTCGTTTCGCGAAACCGAACTGCAGTCGATTCTGGATGAGCAAGGGATCAAGGAACTGGTCGTGGTCGGCAGCATGAGTCATATGTGCGTCGACGGTATCACCCGCGCGGCGGCGGATATGGGTTATGGCGTGACCGTGATTCACGATGCCTGCGCCAGCCGCGATCTGGAATTCAACGGCCTGACCGTGCCGGCGGCGCATGTGCATGCGGCATTCATGTCAGCGCTGGGCTTTGCCTACGCCAGCGTGGTTTCCACTGACGAGTTCCTGCGCAGCAACGCCTAG